A genome region from Amblyraja radiata isolate CabotCenter1 chromosome 4, sAmbRad1.1.pri, whole genome shotgun sequence includes the following:
- the LOC116972189 gene encoding myosin regulatory light chain 2, smooth muscle minor isoform, producing the protein MSSKKAKGKTTKKRPQRATSNVFAMFDQSQIQEFKEAFNMIDQNRDGFIDKEDLHDMLASLGKNPTEDYLEAMMNEAPGPINFTMFLTMFGEKLNGTDPEDVIRNAFACFDEEGTGYIQEDYLRDLLTTMGDRFTEDEVDELFREAPIDSKSNFNYIEFTRILKHGAKDKDD; encoded by the exons ATGTCGAGCAAAAAAGCCAAGGGGAAGACCACCAAGAAGCGCCCTCAGCGCGCAACTTCCAATGTATTTGCGATGTTTGATCAGTCGCAGATCCAAGAATTTAAAGAGGCCTTCAACATGATTGATCAGAATCGTGATGGTTTTATCGATAAGGAGGATTTGCATGACATGTTGGCTTCACTTG GGAAGAACCCAACAGAAGACTACCTAGAGGCAATGATGAATGAAGCCCCGGGGCCCATTAACTTCACCATGTTCTTGACAATGTTTGGTGAAAAGTTGAATGGTACAGATCCTGAAGATGTAATCAGAAATGCCTTTGCATGCTTTGATGAAGAAGGAACAG GCTATATCCAGGAAGACTACTTGCGAGATCTGCTGACAACAATGGGGGATCGGTTTACTGAAGACGAAGTTGATGAACTTTTCCGTGAAGCACCAATAGATAGCAAGAGCAACTTCAACTATATTGAGTTTACCCGCATACTTAAACATGGTGCGAAGGACAAAGATGACTAA